ATGATCGTGGAAAGATAATAGCAGAAAGGATAATGAATAACACTTACTCTATTCTGAAGGATGGTAATATGGTAGCTAATAGGAAAGTTCTATAGCTATATAAGTGCCATTATagctatattataatatttgtggCGAGTTAAGCCAACTGCCAATagaatctttcttttttctttttctgtttttgcaGCAGTTATTAAGGGATACCTTTGGCTTTTAAGGTTCAGAGGTTTGAGGTTTATGAGGATCCTATTCCCAGGAAGGGAGGAAATAAAGAGTGGAACTATTAAAGAGCTCAAACATATAcaattaataaataagtaatataGCAATTACATAAGTTCATGCTTAATGCTTATAGTCTGCAATCATGAATATCAGAACATTCATTCAACTAAAAGAGCTTatgaatatacttttttttgttttattttctgttgaTCACAATGATCAATTTCATGAAGCAGTTTTATACCACTGATGACAGATACACGTTGCAGATACACCTAAATTTTAACAAGTAGCCCAACCAACTTGCAGATACTCCTAAATTTTAACGAGTAGCTGCCCAGATGACAGACAGTAAAGGAAGTTATTTGGTGAAATGATGAGAGGATTGTTACCAACAGCTAGAAAGCTTGGAAGCAGCAGCTATGCCACTAACTATGGCACCTTCAATATTTGGACTAACACAGAAATCTCCACAAATTGCAAGCCTTTTGTTCTTCTCCCAAAGGCACTTCTCCTCTCTGGCAATGCTTGTAGCAGGAAATGCACTCCCCCTATAAGAACATTGAAGGGATTACATAGACACTAGGCAATATAGAGTTGCTACATGTATTGAAATGATGTTATACAATTCAGTGTTCGAATAGTAAGTAGAAAAAACATAAATTCTCACCAAGATAACATAGGAAGAAAGActagtataaaataaaaataaaaataatcaagtgTCTAATATGGCAAGTTTGGAACTGAAAATTTCGTACTCATTTAGTAGTCAGTGCAATATGGCCACAGATAAGCTGCAGATAAGATTCGATTTTACACACACCCAGTGAAAAAAGTCATTGCTATAATTATGAGTCGACACATGCAGTGAATTCAATAATACAAGCAATATCAACGCAAGGCATAATGCaactaaacatttttttaataagtaaaacacagctaaatatatttttttaattagtaaaaaattttattgggacaagtaaataggcatagttCAAATATGCAGCTAAATATTATCTACTACTATGGGCAACAGACACCAATCAACTCTTTCTCCATCTCAGTTGAGCATAATAGACAGATTATCAGATAGCCTCAACCCTATCCTTACATTTAAAaatcttttcataaaaaaaaaaattaaaaaattaaaaaaagccaCCATCCCTCCCCACAAAGCTCCTTTCTTAAAAGTGCTCTATACACAACAAAGAACAGATATGTGTGCACTAGTctcaggagagagagagagagagagagagagagagagagagagagagacagagagagagagagagagagagagagagagacagagagagagagagagagaatgacgAAGAGATGCTATAGCAAGCCAACCTATGGTGTTGCCACAGTTTCAATTCCATTTTGGGTACTCAAAAGAGTAATGATAGGGGTATGGGACACACATGGTAAGTTTTGTACATGCTGACATGGCAGTGCCACTTCAGCATGAATAGTTATCTCcttttttttaacacaaaaaCAATGTTATGAAACAATGATCTGTATTACCTAGCTTTTGTTGGAATGTACATGTTGGTCTATGTCTTGTGGATATTGGCAGCTCTGGGGGATAATCGTTATGATTATTTTTCCGAACTGGCTGTGAAAGAAATGTTATCTGGGCAATTACCCATTTGTTATGCATCACACTCATGCTGAGAATATTTCGAGACTCAACCATGATTCGGGTTTCTTTAGGCATTTCCCAAATTACATTTCACTATCTACTATCATGAAAGATAAAATTGTTCTTGTGGAtatgatttcataaaattcattttttttttttttaaaaacaaatggaGAGTATTCTTTCTGCTGAAGTGGCACTGCCATCAGCATTTACAAAACTCCCATATATATTCCCTACCCGAATCATTATCTTAAAAATGCAGCTGTGGAGGAGGAATACAAGATAGACAGCTTTCACCATATTCGACCTAATGATATCATTTATAGTAGAAAGAGAAGACCCATGGAAGAGAGAAGCTGCTAAAAATAGAACAATTCGAGCAGATGCTGTCGTGAAAATGGAATGCAATTTTAATATTCATCGCAGCACTGcatttattgtttatttgtaAAATAGTATACAACTTAAGTCATTCAAGGCTCAATTAGGATAGGAGTTGTAACTCAGCAATTACTTTTATTtcaacaaaatgaaaatattcagctcataattatttttgaaaagtaaacaaTTGTattcataagaataggcatggcccaagtacacaagatggtatacaagaggtaaCACCTATCTAGGAAGAAGCAATGGaaacaagaaagtcatgaacactgagaccattaaaatctacagctatGGCCCATAGAAATAGATTTCTAGTAAAAAGAGATCTAAGTTCCTCTATTGTGCACTCCTTGTCTTTGAACATCCGGTCATTTTGCTCCTTCCACAAGCACCACAGAATACAGATATGaaccatcttccatacagctTTGATTTGTGGAATGCCTCCTAGATTTGTCCAACTGTCCAACAGTGTAGCCACTATggcaggcataacccaagctagCTCTGATCTACAAAACACATCATCCCATAACGCTCTAGCAAGCTCACAATGCAGTAAGAGATGATCCATAGGTTCGCcagttttcttacacatgtgACACCAATCTACTATGATCACCCTACGTTTTTGCAAGTTATCCGTCATCAAAATCTTACCCAGAAATGCTGTCCAAGTAAAAAATGCCACTTTGGGAGGTGCCTTATTTCGCCAAATCCTTCTTCATGGAAACTGATTGTTTTGTGACTATGTAAGAGACTTGTAGAAAGAGCGAACCGAGAATGCACCTTTACCTCTGGGTACCCACCACGTGTCAACTCCTTGAGTGCTCGGTTTCATGAAATACAAGAGACTAAGGTCttatttggttacacagatgagatgagataagaaatatgtaaatagtagtgaaatggttaagttaagatgttttatgaggttttggaaaaggatagaaaaaaagttaaataaaaatactataaagttaaaatattgttagaatataattttttaatattatttttgttttgagatttgaaaagattgaagTGTTTTGTgtgttctttttaaaatttggaaaagttgtaatgattaggtgaaaaagttgaaaatttgaaattgaaaagttttggtttttgaatggtgtttggatatttagatgaaatgaaataggaTGAGATGTGTTGAGACCATTTGTAAAACCAAACAGGACCTAAAAAAGTCTTCAAAGCTGCCAACTTTTCAATCTTGGGCCACCCTATTGAAGTTGATGTTCCATTGGACTTGATCTCCAAATATCACCATAAGATTAGCCGCCAAAGCTTCTTTCTTGCTTGCAACCTGGAAAACTGAAGGGAAAGAGTCCTTTAGGGCATTATTCCCACACCATAGGTTgctctagaattttattttagagcCATCTCCCAGCACGAGTCTAGTCTGACAAGAAAAAACGCCCCACCCTCATCTAATGTGTTTCCAAACTCCCACCCCATAAGCCTTACTTACTTCTCTAGTGcaccaaaccccccccccccccccccccccccccctccttttcaaaataaaggaataaaaaaaaaacactcaccTCCCTATTTGCAATCAATCACTAACTTCCATAGGGCTTCCGATTCCATATTATAtcgccacaaccatttcccgaGTAAGGCAAGATTGAAAATTCTTAGGTTTCTAATTCCCAACCCACCAAAAGAAATTGGGGAGCATACATTGTCTCAACTGATTAGATGGAATTTGAATTCATCTCCCATGCCACGTCAAAGGAAATCACGATGAAGTTTCTTGATCCAGGTCGCCACACTTGCTGGAATTGGGAATAGATATAAGTACGTTGGTAAATTAGACAGTGTACTCTTGATTAAGGTGATCCTGCCACCTCTAGTACAGTCTCTTCGAACTTGTCAATCTACATTTTATCTTCTTGATCACTGTATCCCAAATTGATTTAGCCCTTGAGGTAGCCCCCAACGGAAGACCAAGGTAATTCATGGGAAGAGAAGAAATCTTACATCCAAGAGTGTATGCCAACTGCCAGTTGTTACGAACATTGCCAACCGGCACCAACTCTGATTTGTCAAAATTCACTTTCAAACCTGATGCCGCTTCAAAACAGAGTAGAAGTGCCATCAGTGCCCAAATTTGGTTTAGGTCTGCCTCACAAAATATTAGTGTATCATCTGCGAATAAGAAGTGAGAAATGTAAACAGTACGTCTATTGGGGTCACCAAATTTGAATCTAGCCACAAAGCCATTATtaaccaaagtcgaggtcattCTGCTAAGCGCCTCCATgacaatgaaaaagaagagtGGGGACattggatccccttgtcttaggCCTTTGGAGCTGTTAAAGAAACTAACTGAGTTGTCATTCACCAAAGCTGCAAAATTTCGCTATTGATATGAACCATCTGATCCATGAACATCATCTCTCCCCAAATCCACacctcccaattaagtaaagtAGAAAGtctcaattaatatgatcaTAGGCTTTTTCCATATCCAACTTACATAGGATCCCTGTATTGCTAGATTTTAGTATATTATCTAGGAATTCATTGGCGACGAGAACTAAGTCCAAAATTTGCCTACCccttacaaatgcattttggggtTTTGTAATGATCTTCCCCAATAAAGTACCTCCCCTAGGCAATTTGCAAGACTAATGGGTCGAAAATCCTTAACCTTTGATGCCCCGATCTTCTTAGGAATCAGTGCAATAAAAGTGGTAATAAGGCTTTTCTCAACTTTTCCAACCGAGAACGATTCCTAGAACACCTTTATTAGATCTAGGGGTGTACAAAATTCAGTCCAGACCAAAAAAATAGACTAGACCAAAAATTTCAGTTCGAAATGGACTGAATACTATACCGCTCAGTCTCGAACCCAAAAACTATGGACCGAAAACATTTGGTCTGGTCCAGAGGTCTATAAATTTTGGACCAGACCAGACCAAgccctatatatattttttttaaatattttaaataatttaatatattatttttatatagtaattatataagttaatgatctaattttcatctaatttattatcactgaccatataaaatattaaataatatatggtatcaattaataataaatcataaatcatttaataatttatgtcattatatatgtaaatagttaatacatcatacattcatacatattctactatttacacttaattaaagCAATTAggtcattttgtttttttaaatacctaagttgcaagcaagcatgaataatctatgtacaatgaaattttttgatatttattAACCATACATAAACCttatgaaattattaataattatgcatactGAAGAGTAAAGTCTAAATTAGTAAGTAGTAActatcaacatcataaatataattatagctaatttttttttaatgagttagttacataatccacattaataattcacttaattttaattttattaatttaaataatttttttattaatttatttccaaaaaaaagatgaaacaaaataacaaagtAATTGGGCTGGACCGATAGCTATTGGTCCGGTCCCTATGGGTGTTCGGTCCAATCTGGTCCCTATGGGTGTTCAGTCCAGTTCGATCTAGGAAAATgatggtccgaaaattttattcCATCACCCCGGACTAGACCGGACCAACTTGGACCCCTAATTAGATCATCCTTCACCACATCCCAACATGATTGGAAGAATCCCATTGAAAATCCATCTGGACCTAATGCTTTTCTTTTGCcattctcctcaccacaccgtGAACCTCCATctcctcaaaaggcctctctAACCAAGAGACATTATGCAGCTCAATAGATTCAAAACCTAGTCCAGCAAGCTTTGGCTGCAACCCCTATTGCTCGGTAAGCAAGTGTTCAAAAAAATCAGCAACATGTTCTCAAATCACAGGGGCCTCCATACAAGCCCCACCATCTAGTGTTTAAtctattacttaaaaaaaaaaaaaaaaaaaatctattgcaTTACTTACTACAAGTCTCTAGTTTCAAGAGATATTCAAAAGTACATGCACTCTCTTCATGTTGTAGTCAAATCTGGGATCTCTAAGATAGATTAGGATTTGAATAAATATATCTTACTTAGCTTCAGAAAGAAATGAATATATGGGGAATGTAATGcaaagagaaaaaatgaaaataaaagtgtcCTTGTTCTCTCATGACATCCTTTTGGCAATTATGCAATAACGCCACTCTATAATCAGTAACATCCACATATTTACAGCTTTCTCATTAACCCAaggatttcattattttttctttttgaaacaaATCTAAGCATTTAAAACCTTGTACACAACCAACTTGATATCTACACTGAAATCCCAACCCCTCTCTCCAAGTAATCCCATCAAAATGGAACCCCATGGTATTCTGAGATGTTACAACATTAAAATGTCACAGCCAGGTGTCTGGTTAGAATATTTGTGGAATGCATTGAAAGGCTTGGATCAACAATACCCCCTACAATAAATAGAAGTTAGGACAAGGAAAGATTCTTCATGTAGTGAAAGAAGAATATACTACATAATTAGGGCTTGCTGTGCAATCATGATCAAGCCCGGCCTGGCTAGCCAGGCTTTTCTTTCTGTAGCATGGGATTGACATGTGGGGGTATGGATGGCTATATTTCGGGGAGTGTCCTGAAAATAGTGTGGTTTTTATATTgatccatcttttttacaacaCTAATCAAAAGCTCTTAGTGATATTAAAGTGAATATGATGAGGATAAAACTTTGAGTCTTTTGGCTAATATTAGTATGTGTGTGCAAGATCTGACAATTAGCAGTAAACCTTAGAACTCTAACCCTTATACTGACCATCTATGAGCTCTCTTGAAGAAGGGCTGAGAAATATCTAGTCCAGTGCACTGTAATTCATGGAAAAGTTCTTCAGCCACCTTTTTCAATGTTGCCTCCGAGGGCTTAAGAAGTCCAGTTTGAGCAATTATACCATTTGCATACTCAACGGTTGAATGCAATACCCATCGTTCACTGTGCAGAAAGGGCAAAGGtcataatacaataaataatcaataattAAAACCTACCTTGAAAATTCCTTTCCATGAATTTGTTAAGAATGCAGCATACAGCCACATACCATGTGGCAGAACGCCCTGGCTTGCTACTGTCACAACAAGCCCAACTTAAAACTTTTGAGTTCACAACTCTGAAACCTTTTGTTGGTATCTGAATCATACAACAAACTTCATAAGGCACAAGGCCACCCCTGACTGAACCTCACAAAAATTGTTTTAGGAAAGAAGCATCATTCAAATGCAACACACAAATTTTGAGTGAATCAGCAAATTCAGAGGAGACTACATTACTTAGAGATATATAATTCATATCTTACTGCAAAAAGAGGCTCTGCAAATGCTATCATGAGAGCAAAACATGGGATAACAGGGATATCTTGCAACTTCACTGCCATCCCCGGAACCAAATTCATATCTGCATAAACTTACATAGAATTACTTTACATTTCAATGACAATCACAATACAAGACCAACAATAATagtagaaaaaggaagaaaaacactTTATAGACTTATACCATGCTTTCTGGTCATCACGGAACATATAGTTGAAAAACCAAATTCACTAAATCACCAAGACTTTCCACTCCATTTCATCTTCCACCATAATTTCAAGGAGCTATCTAAATTTCAATATTTATGCAAATGTCTGGTTGTCAATGTGAGATCCCGAAGGAAACCTTAGGGTTTAGTCACTTAGTGATTGAAACTTAGAAAATTCATAACATCcgtttaaaatcttttttagaTCAAAGGAAGAGTGAAATTGTCATATTTAGGATCCCCATACTTAGAAAAAAAAGATGGCACCACATGGCAGCCACATGTCACCTGCGTGGCAAATCCTAGAGAACCACATGGCAACCCTAGAACACCCTAAGAAAGTTTGATCAGGAACCACACCATTGGGTGCCTTGGACACATCACCTAGATGCATGATACTTGGCATCCACTTTGACCTATGAGGGATCGCCATGTCACCACAAGGCTTGCCACCTCACTTGGCCCCACTACATACATGCCACATGGCATGCCAAGTCAGCTATCCATCAGAAAAATCCGATCAAACTTGCATCATGGCAAGCACATGGGCCATATGCCACTTGTCACACATTAAGCCAAGGTTGACCATAAAGGACCAACCACCATGCATGGCCTTGAGCCTCCAGGCGTCCCACCCACCTGCAGCAGCCCTTTTGTTTAACATTTTATGTCGCAAAATCCACCTTACACGTCTACCATAGGATGAAAGCCAAACAAGGGGCCAGTGAGAGTTAATGCAAGAAAACCCCTCAAGCTCTCTTTTTccctctcactctcactctcactcttgcCGGtcactctctccctccctcccaagCTCTATTGCTCCCAACGCTCTCTTGCTCTCTTATCTCTCTCAAGTTCAATcacatttttctctctttctcttaagTGAAcctacacatacacacactcaAACCCTCACCACTCCAAGAAGCCTCTCACCATCACCTAGCTTAGAAACCTTTGGAGTTTCGGTTTTGAGGCCCTCAAAGTATGAACCCTCTcgtctttttccttttgtttgagCTTTTGAAAGTTTTTTCTTGGGTGTGTTTTGGAATGAGACTCGATGGTTGAGTTATGGAGTCCAACTTGTAAAAGGGGTTTCAAGTAAGCATATGTTTCATCTTCTTGAATTTGTTCAGTGGTGTGTTTTGATGTCTCAGTTTCTCTAAAAGAGCTCGCTATGATGAGTTGTACAAGGGTGTTTGGTATCTTTTCCTCGACTATCATGAAATAAGTTATGGATTGGTTGAATAAAAGAGATAATATAAACCTAAGGGTTTCGGATTCTAGAGTTGGGATTTTATTAATGCATCGTATGATGGTCGATTCTCTTGAAGGGACGAGGCACCTAAGATCATGATATTATGGAGGAAAAGCTTGAGGTTTGTTTGGTTAAAGAGAAAATCAAGTGTTAATGTTTTAAGCCTCGATTATTTAAGCGTTGATATGTTAATATCCAAGAAAACATATTCAGAGTTTTGTATCATTGATTTAGTCTTGTTTGAACCAATGGACAAGGTATGAGATTTTATGAACAAAAACTTTGATTTTTGACAATGGATGGTTTCGGTTTTCTCATGGATGTAGGGTATGTGTGAGTtagattgaaaatatttaggAGAATTGGATTTTCAATATGATTTTTGGGGTAAAGGTGAGATTCGgctctatacatatatatttgtatgtgTGTATTGATCTTGTTTGAGGAATCAAAAGTGAAGTCTAGAAACATGTTAGGTTTTGGGtcctatattattattattatatatagggACATGAGCATAAGAGTGTATATGTGCAACATGTGAAAGTGTGAGGTAACCAAAAATGTGTTTGGACCTCTACTCTTAATACTCTAGGATATAAAATAAGAAGCGTGATTTAGAATATGTTTTGATGGTTGTTCAAAGGACGGTCATATGTTGACAAGAAAAGGGGAGAGTTTCAGGGCCTATAGCTTAGGGTTTGGCCTTATACAAACTAAGTGatgattttctatatataagcAAGGATCTAgttcttcttacttataaaaaaaaaaaaaaaagtaaggatCTAGTTGGGATAAACTCTTAAATTGGGACTTAGAAACATGGAATAGAGCCTTTGAGGCTCTCAGGTTGGATCCTATGGTGCACCAAGAAGGGACTTTTGCATTGAAAAGTAAGGGTATCAGGCTTGCCTTTGGTATAACGGCTTGATTTAGCGAAAAGGATGATTTTATAAGATAGAACTAGAAAAGGGTTGGTGGCCAAATGGCAGTAAGTGAAAACCAAGTGGATCTTAGTGCAAAAATGGCCTTCATCAAGGGCTTATTTGCAAATTCAACTTCCTAGGTTTACTTGTTTCACTCCTTAGAAACTTCCGTCTAATATTCTAGTCTAACCGAAATATACTCTCTCGCAGACAGCAAACAAATCAACACTCCGGTAACTTTAGCAATTCCAGGTAAGTTACTCTTTGACCAATACCCTATGATCGTATGATGTATGGCTGTATGTTACACACGATGTATAAAGCTCCATTCTATTGTTATTTCTTGTAATTTTTGCATTTAATTCTTGcctatgcatttgttattacaAGCATGCTTGCATTAAAAACATTGCATTGTTTTCTAAAAGTGGCATGAGGGTTGGGTCACGAaaccaagctgggatggggcaTTATATTAGTGAAACTCCTTTGGGATGGAGTGGTGTCATCAGGGTTGACATTGGGCTATCAACAACCTTGAACGAGGATGTAACAGTCTTGGGTCACAAGACTTGCCTCTTGGCTGGTGAAGTCTAGAGAAGCTGAAGCTGAAGGACAGTTACACGAAGCCTTAAGTGTTCTTGAGATGAAGTCACGCTGATGGGCATTACTCGTAGTCATGACAAAGGGAATCAGGACATGCACATTGATTTTTAAGGGAAGCTGTGGCATATGGTTAATAAGAAACGAACGGAGAATTTAGGAAACAAAGATGTTGATGAATCTAGAGAAAAATCTCCTCAGGTGCATTTCATTCTCATGCATATATTTATCTATGCACTTGTCATTGCATACCATCACGGTTCTTGTCTCGTGGTTAATTTGCTgagattttataatttcattgtGGTAGTCCCATTATGGTACCAATCCTCATAACCGTAAGTTCTGCAGACCAGTATGATGAGGGAGGATTCAAGCAAGACATCAAGCCAAATGAAGACGAGTGAAAGAGGATGCTAAGGCCATCCTGCAGTGGCCCACTTATCTACCATTATCCTTCCTGTTTTGTTTACACAGAAGGGGAGAACAGTTATTTAAATTCTgaacatttatttttatgaacttGTAATGAAAAAGTGCTAATCATGGTTGTATTGTGACTTGTGGAGATATTCCTGAAACAGTGTTTtgaggtttaaaattttttctctgCTACTAAATTTTTAAGACTCTTTACTTTTCACTGCAAATTGTTCATATCATTAGTAACATGCTAGAATCATACATATTACTGTCATGATCGTATGAGGTGTGTAACACAGTGTTACATGTCCCAACGTCTCGACAATCCATCAAATCACAAGTGGGAGGTCGGGGAAATCAATGTCAATActgaaatttattaaattatccgATCAAAAATATCTTAGGTGCTCAAAATATGCATATCTGTAATTGAAATGCTTTTCAAACATTTCGTATTTAGTTTTCTCATATAAAACAATAGcaaaatccttttctttttaccAGTATGTGCACAAAGGAACCATGGTGGGCTCATAAATCACAGGTCATAGGATTGTGACAAACCTGGTATGTGAttaaaaatggttttctttatagaaaaaaataacattattgaGCCTGCCAATATAGGCTCGTAGATTATTTTAAACCGAATTTACCTCTGTGCACAACCCAAATGGCCCTAGGTTCTACACCTTGAGCCGCCTGGGCTTCTGCCCAGTCAGCAGTTGGGTGAGGCCTGGTTTGACACCCAGGAAATGAGCTTGGGCTACACAAACCCAAGTGCCGCCTAGGTTCTGCGTGCcttagtttttttgtttaataatctTATAAGTTGGTCctggcatagcccaagtacataggaagtaaagttggatttttaattaaaaaaaacaaactgattttatgttttttgaaaAGTTATGTTGTGGCATAGCCCacgttacttataaaaataaaaaataaaaataaaaagaagtaaatcatgtaatgttttttattatttattatgttgtGGGTACTTGTCATGCTTCATTAGATTTCTGTTAGAAAATCTAATGAAAATATGACGGAGAGTCTAAATTCAAAACATATACAAACCAGAAGATCAAAaggttaaaattaaaaactctagAAGCAAATAGATAATGGTGTAAAACCCGAGGACTGATTATATGCTTAAACCTCAATAAAGTGCAAATAACTTATTGACCACCAGAATGTGAAGTTTCATCAAACACCATTCTTAACAATACAGACCTTTTTCATAAGAACAGCATAGATTTTTAGACACAAGCAGTTCAAGCCCAGACACAaatatataatcataataaaaaaaattgaaggcaaGATATAATACCAAGAGGTGGTGCTCGTCCTGTAACATTTGTAAACCTGGGAGAAACAATGTTTTTGTCTGATGCAACCACCCCCTGAAACTGACCGAGATTTTTCCCATCCAAACCCATCAAAGACCATAAATTCTCATCCTCTAGCCACTCCAACCTTCCAACACCAACACCGAATTTACTTTCTACTCctgaaaaaagttaaaaaaaatattaagtattttctAGGTTCATATAACATCTTGTATAATAGTCATTCCAAAGAGAAGCAGAATGAAGACACACCAGTTTCTTGGCATAATGCTCTACATATTGCATTCATGCCTGGTACACCCACATAATTCTTGGTTAGTCCTTCCTGAATAAAATTGATAATCAGAGAAACAGTTGCCAACAAAATATCATATACACCATAATTTTTCGTACATTCAACTTCTGCTAATGTTTGAACTTGATATGCACAAATAACATGCAAACGGAAAAAGTTCACCTTTTTTAGGGgggaaaaagcaaaaaaatcttCTCTTTACTTATGATAACATTTTCCTTCAAATCTCAGACACATGTATAGATGCATGATAGAGAGTGTTAAAGAGTTAAAATGAAGAGGGAAACAGAACATCTTGTGTAAGAGATGCAGTTCCAAAAACCTCAGAATCAAGGTGT
This Carya illinoinensis cultivar Pawnee chromosome 11, C.illinoinensisPawnee_v1, whole genome shotgun sequence DNA region includes the following protein-coding sequences:
- the LOC122281778 gene encoding renalase isoform X1 — protein: MNSVANKVAVVGSGISGAVCASILARNGVSVTIFESARGPGGRMSQRREVTEDGRELVFDHGAPYFTVSKAEVWDLVREWESRGLVAEWDENFGAFDCISHKFLGIQQEGLTKNYVGVPGMNAICRALCQETGVESKFGVGVGRLEWLEDENLWSLMGLDGKNLGQFQGVVASDKNIVSPRFTNVTGRAPPLDMNLVPGMAVKLQDIPVIPCFALMIAFAEPLFAIPTKGFRVVNSKVLSWACCDSSKPGRSATCERWVLHSTVEYANGIIAQTGLLKPSEATLKKVAEELFHELQCTGLDISQPFFKRAHRWGSAFPATSIAREEKCLWEKNKRLAICGDFCVSPNIEGAIVSGIAAASKLSSCW
- the LOC122281778 gene encoding renalase isoform X2, which encodes MNSVANKVAVVGSGISGAVCASILARNGVSVTIFESARGPGGRMSQRREVTEDGRELVFDHGAPYFTVSKAEVWDLVREWESRGLVAEWDENFGAFDCISHKFLGIQQEGLTKNYVGVPGMNAICRALCQETGVESKFGVGVGRLEWLEDENLWSLMGLDGKNLGQFQGVVASDKNIVSPRFTNVTGRAPPLDMNLVPGMAVKLQDIPVIPCFALMIAFAEPLFAIPTKGFRVVNSKVLSWACCDSSKPGRSATWYVAVCCILNKFMERNFQGGVHFLLQALPERRSAFGRRTKGLQFVEISVLVQILKVP